Proteins from a genomic interval of Lolium perenne isolate Kyuss_39 chromosome 1, Kyuss_2.0, whole genome shotgun sequence:
- the LOC127307140 gene encoding C-terminal binding protein AN: MLRGPAHPMPATAAAAAGGQPLVVTLNCLEDPSVERDALAGAAAVEHAPLSALSSGHVESAAVVLLTSLAFLPRAAQRRLRPWQLLLCLGSPDRAADAAAAAELGLRLVHVDANRAEEIADTVMALFLGLLRRTHLLSGHASSSAPSAAWLGSVQPLCRGMRRCRGLVLGIVGVNAAARCLATRSLAFRMSVLYFDPLYEGAGKTRRPSIVFPSAARRMDTLNDLLAASDLVSLHCTLTNDTTNILSAERLQHIKPGAFIVNTSSCQLIDDCALKQLLLDGTIAGCALDGAEGPQWMEAWVHEMPNVLILPRSADYSEEVWMEIREKAIAILQSFFFDGIVPNNAISDDDEALSEVGCEDDQLYKQANEHEQQTDESQLTLECDKRRAIYKPEVPEASASSQNIGSRSEGRRSRSGKKGKKRPARRRSQQKMDELSTVESGSNYSSRREDDTIMSGRDQVLSSSSRFASPEDSKNKLRSSAESPMEIISEHKLSGGLGRKPPERLKDGFVVALRTRDNSGFHVSRERVAGGGWYLDVVSNATKRDPAAQFLITFKNKDTMGLRSFVAAGKLLQVNKKSELVFANHAFDVWESWTLEGSLLECCRLVNHRNSSAVLEVYIEILAAVSEEDGVTRWLD; this comes from the exons ATGCTGCGCGGCCCGGCCCACCCCATGCCggcgaccgccgccgccgccgccggcgggcaGCCGCTGGTGGTGACGCTCAACTGCCTCGAGGACCCGTCGGTGGAGCGGGACGCGCTGGCTGGCGCGGCGGCCGTGGAGCACGCGCCGCTCTCCGCGCTCTCCTCGGGCCACGTGGAGTCCGCCGCGGTCGTGCTCCTCACCTCGCTCGCCTTCCTCCCGCGCGCCGCGCAGCGCCGGCTCCGGCCATGGCAGCTGCTGCTGTGCCTGGGATCGCCCGACCGCGCAGCGGACGCCGCCGCGGCCGCTGAGCTCGGCCTCCGTCTCGTCCACGTCGACGCCAACCGCGCCGAGGAGATCGCTGACACGGTCATGGCGctcttcctcggcctcctccgccgcACCCACCTGCTTTCCGGGCACGCGTCCTCCTCCGCGCCGTCCGCCGCGTGGCTCGGCTCCGTCCAGCCGCTGTGCCGCGGCATGCGGCGCTGCCGTGGGCTCGTACTCGGCATCGTCGGCGTCAACGCCGCCGCGCGGTGCCTCGCCACACGCAGCCTCGCCTTCCGCATGAGCGTGCTCTACTTCGATCCGCTCTACGAG GGTGCTGGCAAAACAAGGAGGCCTTCTATTGTATTTCCTTCTGCTGCCAGAAGAATGGATACTCTGAATGATTTATTGGCAGCAAGCGACCTTGTTTCACTCCACTGTACGTTAACAAATGATACAACAAACATACTTAGTGCTGAGCGCCTGCAGCACATAAAACCTG GAGCTTTCATTGTCAATACCAGTAGCTGCCAGCTGATAGATGACTGTGCACTGAAACAACTCTTGCTCGATGGCACTATAGCCGGATGCGCATTGGATGGTGCTGAAGGTCCACAATGGATGGAAGCATGG GTACATGAGATGCCAAATGTGTTAATTCTTCCTCGAAGTGCAGACTACAGTGAAGAAGTGTGGATGGAAATTAGAGAGAAAGCAATCGCAATATTACAGTCCTTTTTCTTTGATGGCATTGTTCCAAACAATGCTATTTCTGATGACGATGAAGCATTAAGTGAAGTTGGTTGTGAAGATGATCAGCTATATAAACAGGCAAATGAACACGAACAGCAGACAGATGAAAGCCAACTGACTCTAGAGTGTGACAAGAGAAGAGCTATCTACAAGCCAGAAGTCCCTGAAGCTTCAGCGTCGTCCCAAAATATTGGCTCCAGATCAGAAGGGAGACGCAGCCGATCTGGGAAGAAAGGGAAAAAGAGACCTGCACGGCGCAGATCGCAACAGAAGATGGATGAGTTATCAACTGTGGAGAGTGGAAGTAATTATTCTTCACGTAGAGAGGATGATACCATAATGAGTGGTAGGGATCAGGTGTTAAGTTCCAGTTCACGATTTGCTTCCCCTGAGGACTCCAAAAATAAGCTCAGGTCTTCTGCTGAATCTCCAATGGAAATAATTTCTGAACACAAGTTATCTGGAGGGCTTGGTAGAAAGCCTCCCGAGAGGCTCAAAGATGGCTTTGTTGTTGCCCTAAGGACAAGAGATAATTCGGGTTTCCATGTTTCAAGAGAAAGAGTTGCTGGTGGTGGCTGGTATCTTGATGTTGTGTCAAATGCTACAAAGAGAGATCCTGCTGCTCAGTTCCTAATCACATTTAAAAATAAG GATACGATGGGACTCCGATCTTTCGTTGCTGCGGGCAAACTATTGCAG GTTAATAAGAAGTCGGAGCTTGTTTTTGCCAATCATGCTTTTGATGTTTGGGAGAGCTGGACGCTAGAAGGATCTTTGCTGGAATGTTGCAGACTGGTCAACCACAGAAATTCTTCG GCTGTATTGGAGGTCTACATTGAAATCCTCGCAGCCGTGAGCGAAGAAGATGGCGTCACCAGGTGGCTCGATTGA
- the LOC127307147 gene encoding uncharacterized protein encodes MAALLHQAALQPPHPTPHPHHPWMHCSPATSMLSPPHAAPSKRQPAPSRRLRAAGNGNGSGVDTPAADSASTNAPPSLKKTSRKEKLRQQQRLREREEQQQLLLKESLVEAAREVDGGGGGNDDDEIPQVVFDRILKRILFTVGIPMASGVALLNIYDALKRGGGVEVPSWVQLLTILLSFGTSAGGIAYGTLSTSWDPDKEGSLLGIDELQTNWPELWKEDDKKDEE; translated from the coding sequence ATGGCCGCCTTGCTCCACCAAGCGGCTCTCCAGCCACCTCACCCCACCCCACACCCCCATCATCCATGGATGCACTGCTCCCCCGCCACGTCCATGCTCTCACCACCTCACGCAGCGCCCTCCAAACGACAACCAGCCCCATCCCGGCGACTACGCGCAGCCGGCAACGGGAACGGCAGCGGCGTCGACACACCAGCCGCGGACAGCGCAAGCACGAACGCGCCGCCCAGCTTGAAGAAGACGAGCCGCAAAGagaagctgcggcagcagcagcggctACGGGAGcgggaggagcagcagcagctcctcCTGAAGGAGTCGCTCGTCGAGGCCGCCCGCGAggtggacggcggcggcggcggcaatgACGACGACGAGATACCGCAGGTGGTGTTCGACCGCATCCTCAAGCGGATCCTGTTCACGGTGGGCATCCCCATGGCGTCGGGCGTCGCCCTCCTCAACATCTACGACGCGCTCAAGCGCGGGGGCGGGGTGGAGGTGCCGTCGTGGGTGCAGCTGCTCACCATCCTCCTCTCCTTCGGCACGTCGGCGGGAGGGATCGCCTACGGCACGCTGTCGACGAGCTGGGACCCGGATAAGGAAGGCTCGCTGCTCGGCATCGACGAGCTCCAGACCAACTGGCCCGAGCTATGGAAGGAAGATGACAAAAAGGATGAGGAATAA